One genomic segment of Phyllopteryx taeniolatus isolate TA_2022b chromosome 12, UOR_Ptae_1.2, whole genome shotgun sequence includes these proteins:
- the pla1a gene encoding phospholipase A1 member A isoform X2 translates to MSLPDKSVLLLLFLVLVHTVQGPEARGDECADVTNTTWRQYRQERQQRAQPRVLYLLMTRERPGCAQAFHKAPGSAFNVTRPTKVIIHGYRALGSKPRWVLDLAEALLAVEDANVLMVDWVSCASFAYNLAVDNYKEVALYISVLINRLQKDGCKLELFHFIGISLGAHVAGFVGTLFEGKIGRITGLDPAGPMFKNADTFDRLDPSDAQFVDAIHTDSDYFGISIPVGHVDFFLNGGNDQTGCARSRFASVYGYVICDHMRALHVYMSALNSSCTLSGIPCDSYQNFLQGRCLHCDAFSGRCPTIGLSENCGITSTPLPKEQKLFLLTTSLPPFCGENTSTSCSQRTLQMFTRAHHILLVLETSALTKIAEVEVTLTTGDLETRRRLWLWVQPLFPTSFHWVMNVCVCVCVCVCVCVCFSQTETTVYRTVLAHPVVLCEIQSITLKNTGARFYRQNDIHLKSVCLSQIASPTHEEPLCVNNINIRRGSPWSHDFVQVCSLF, encoded by the exons GTCCCGAGGCGAGGGGGGACGAGTGCGCCGATGTGACCAACACCACGTGGCGGCAGTACCGCCAGGAGAGGCAGCAGCGGGCGCAGCCGCGGGTTCTCTACCTGCTGATGACCCGAGAGCGCCCGGGCTGCGCGCAGGCCTTCCACAAGGCGCCGGGGAGCGCCTTCAATGTCACGCGGCCCACCAAGGTCATCATACACGGATACAG GGCCCTGGGCAGTAAGCCTCGGTGGGTTTTGGATCTGGCCGAGGCGCTGCTGGCGGTGGAGGACGCGAACGTGCTGATGGTGGACTGGGTCTCCTGCGCCTCGTTCGCGTACAATCTGGCGGTGGACAACTACAAGGAGGTGGCGCTGTACATCTCGGTCCTCATCAACCGGCTGCAG AAAGACGGGTGCAAGCTAGAGTTGTTCCACTTCATTGGCATCAGTTTGGGGGCACACGTGGCCGGATTTGTGGGAACGCTCTTTGAGGGAAAAATCGGAAGAATCACGG gTTTGGACCCGGCTGGTCCCATGTTTAAGAACGCAGACACCTTCGACCGTCTGGATCCATCTGACGCACAATTTGTGGACGCCATCCACACCGACTCCGACT ACTTCGGCATCTCCATCCCGGTCGGCCACGTGGACTTCTTCTTGAACGGTGGAAACGACCAGACGGGATGCGCACGATCCCGATTTGCTTCTG TGTACGGCTATGTGATTTGCGACCACATGAGGGCCCTGCACGTGTACATGAGCGCTCTGAACTCGTCGTGCACTCTGAGCGGCATCCCGTGTGACAGCTACCAAAACTTCCTGCAAGGACGATGCCTCCACTGCGACGCCTTCAGTGGAAGGTGTCCCACCATCG GTTTGTCAGAAAATTGCGGTATCACTTCAACTCCCCTCCCCAAGGAGCAAAAGTTGTTCCTCCTCACTACGTCTCTGCCACCTTTCTGTGGTGAGAATACATCAACTTCATGCTCTCAACGTACACTGCAAATGTTCACTCGAG ctCATCACATACTGCTTGTGTTGGAGACTTCTGCTCTCACTAAAATCGCTGAAGTGGAAGTGACACTGACCACCGGTGACCTGGAGACACGACGACGACTCTGGCTGTGGGTACAACCACTTTTTCCGACATCCTTCCATTGGG ttatgaatgtgtgtgtgtgtgtgtgtgtgtgtgtgtgtgtgtgtgtgtgtttcagtcaaACAGAAACAACAGTGTACAGGACGGTGTTGGCTCACCCGGTGGTGCTATGTGAGATCCAATCCATCACCCTGAAAAACACGGGCGCCCGCTTCTACCGTCAAAACGACATCCATCTCAAGTCCGTCTGTCTGTCCCAGATCGCCTCACCCAC gCACGAGGAGCCACTGTGCGTGAACAACATCAACATTCGACGAGGATCTCCGTGGTCACATGACTTTGTGCAGGTGTGCAGCCTCTTCTGA
- the pla1a gene encoding phospholipase A1 member A isoform X3, translating to MSLPDKSVLLLLFLVLVHTVQGPEARGDECADVTNTTWRQYRQERQQRAQPRVLYLLMTRERPGCAQAFHKAPGSAFNVTRPTKVIIHGYRALGSKPRWVLDLAEALLAVEDANVLMVDWVSCASFAYNLAVDNYKEVALYISVLINRLQKDGCKLELFHFIGISLGAHVAGFVGTLFEGKIGRITGLDPAGPMFKNADTFDRLDPSDAQFVDAIHTDSDYFGISIPVGHVDFFLNGGNDQTGCARSRFASVLGLFPVYGYVICDHMRALHVYMSALNSSCTLSGIPCDSYQNFLQGRCLHCDAFSGRCPTIGLSENCGITSTPLPKEQKLFLLTTSLPPFCAHHILLVLETSALTKIAEVEVTLTTGDLETRRRLWLWVQPLFPTSFHWVMNVCVCVCVCVCVCVCFSQTETTVYRTVLAHPVVLCEIQSITLKNTGARFYRQNDIHLKSVCLSQIASPTHEEPLCVNNINIRRGSPWSHDFVQVCSLF from the exons GTCCCGAGGCGAGGGGGGACGAGTGCGCCGATGTGACCAACACCACGTGGCGGCAGTACCGCCAGGAGAGGCAGCAGCGGGCGCAGCCGCGGGTTCTCTACCTGCTGATGACCCGAGAGCGCCCGGGCTGCGCGCAGGCCTTCCACAAGGCGCCGGGGAGCGCCTTCAATGTCACGCGGCCCACCAAGGTCATCATACACGGATACAG GGCCCTGGGCAGTAAGCCTCGGTGGGTTTTGGATCTGGCCGAGGCGCTGCTGGCGGTGGAGGACGCGAACGTGCTGATGGTGGACTGGGTCTCCTGCGCCTCGTTCGCGTACAATCTGGCGGTGGACAACTACAAGGAGGTGGCGCTGTACATCTCGGTCCTCATCAACCGGCTGCAG AAAGACGGGTGCAAGCTAGAGTTGTTCCACTTCATTGGCATCAGTTTGGGGGCACACGTGGCCGGATTTGTGGGAACGCTCTTTGAGGGAAAAATCGGAAGAATCACGG gTTTGGACCCGGCTGGTCCCATGTTTAAGAACGCAGACACCTTCGACCGTCTGGATCCATCTGACGCACAATTTGTGGACGCCATCCACACCGACTCCGACT ACTTCGGCATCTCCATCCCGGTCGGCCACGTGGACTTCTTCTTGAACGGTGGAAACGACCAGACGGGATGCGCACGATCCCGATTTGCTTCTG TTTTGGGCTTGTTTCCAGTGTACGGCTATGTGATTTGCGACCACATGAGGGCCCTGCACGTGTACATGAGCGCTCTGAACTCGTCGTGCACTCTGAGCGGCATCCCGTGTGACAGCTACCAAAACTTCCTGCAAGGACGATGCCTCCACTGCGACGCCTTCAGTGGAAGGTGTCCCACCATCG GTTTGTCAGAAAATTGCGGTATCACTTCAACTCCCCTCCCCAAGGAGCAAAAGTTGTTCCTCCTCACTACGTCTCTGCCACCTTTCTGTG ctCATCACATACTGCTTGTGTTGGAGACTTCTGCTCTCACTAAAATCGCTGAAGTGGAAGTGACACTGACCACCGGTGACCTGGAGACACGACGACGACTCTGGCTGTGGGTACAACCACTTTTTCCGACATCCTTCCATTGGG ttatgaatgtgtgtgtgtgtgtgtgtgtgtgtgtgtgtgtgtgtgtgtgtttcagtcaaACAGAAACAACAGTGTACAGGACGGTGTTGGCTCACCCGGTGGTGCTATGTGAGATCCAATCCATCACCCTGAAAAACACGGGCGCCCGCTTCTACCGTCAAAACGACATCCATCTCAAGTCCGTCTGTCTGTCCCAGATCGCCTCACCCAC gCACGAGGAGCCACTGTGCGTGAACAACATCAACATTCGACGAGGATCTCCGTGGTCACATGACTTTGTGCAGGTGTGCAGCCTCTTCTGA
- the pla1a gene encoding phospholipase A1 member A isoform X4 has translation MSLPDKSVLLLLFLVLVHTVQGPEARGDECADVTNTTWRQYRQERQQRAQPRVLYLLMTRERPGCAQAFHKAPGSAFNVTRPTKVIIHGYRALGSKPRWVLDLAEALLAVEDANVLMVDWVSCASFAYNLAVDNYKEVALYISVLINRLQKDGCKLELFHFIGISLGAHVAGFVGTLFEGKIGRITGLDPAGPMFKNADTFDRLDPSDAQFVDAIHTDSDYFGISIPVGHVDFFLNGGNDQTGCARSRFASVLGLFPVYGYVICDHMRALHVYMSALNSSCTLSGIPCDSYQNFLQGRCLHCDAFSGRCPTIGLSENCGITSTPLPKEQKLFLLTTSLPPFCGENTSTSCSQRTLQMFTRAHHILLVLETSALTKIAEVEVTLTTGDLETRRRLWLQTETTVYRTVLAHPVVLCEIQSITLKNTGARFYRQNDIHLKSVCLSQIASPTHEEPLCVNNINIRRGSPWSHDFVQVCSLF, from the exons GTCCCGAGGCGAGGGGGGACGAGTGCGCCGATGTGACCAACACCACGTGGCGGCAGTACCGCCAGGAGAGGCAGCAGCGGGCGCAGCCGCGGGTTCTCTACCTGCTGATGACCCGAGAGCGCCCGGGCTGCGCGCAGGCCTTCCACAAGGCGCCGGGGAGCGCCTTCAATGTCACGCGGCCCACCAAGGTCATCATACACGGATACAG GGCCCTGGGCAGTAAGCCTCGGTGGGTTTTGGATCTGGCCGAGGCGCTGCTGGCGGTGGAGGACGCGAACGTGCTGATGGTGGACTGGGTCTCCTGCGCCTCGTTCGCGTACAATCTGGCGGTGGACAACTACAAGGAGGTGGCGCTGTACATCTCGGTCCTCATCAACCGGCTGCAG AAAGACGGGTGCAAGCTAGAGTTGTTCCACTTCATTGGCATCAGTTTGGGGGCACACGTGGCCGGATTTGTGGGAACGCTCTTTGAGGGAAAAATCGGAAGAATCACGG gTTTGGACCCGGCTGGTCCCATGTTTAAGAACGCAGACACCTTCGACCGTCTGGATCCATCTGACGCACAATTTGTGGACGCCATCCACACCGACTCCGACT ACTTCGGCATCTCCATCCCGGTCGGCCACGTGGACTTCTTCTTGAACGGTGGAAACGACCAGACGGGATGCGCACGATCCCGATTTGCTTCTG TTTTGGGCTTGTTTCCAGTGTACGGCTATGTGATTTGCGACCACATGAGGGCCCTGCACGTGTACATGAGCGCTCTGAACTCGTCGTGCACTCTGAGCGGCATCCCGTGTGACAGCTACCAAAACTTCCTGCAAGGACGATGCCTCCACTGCGACGCCTTCAGTGGAAGGTGTCCCACCATCG GTTTGTCAGAAAATTGCGGTATCACTTCAACTCCCCTCCCCAAGGAGCAAAAGTTGTTCCTCCTCACTACGTCTCTGCCACCTTTCTGTGGTGAGAATACATCAACTTCATGCTCTCAACGTACACTGCAAATGTTCACTCGAG ctCATCACATACTGCTTGTGTTGGAGACTTCTGCTCTCACTAAAATCGCTGAAGTGGAAGTGACACTGACCACCGGTGACCTGGAGACACGACGACGACTCTGGCT tcaaACAGAAACAACAGTGTACAGGACGGTGTTGGCTCACCCGGTGGTGCTATGTGAGATCCAATCCATCACCCTGAAAAACACGGGCGCCCGCTTCTACCGTCAAAACGACATCCATCTCAAGTCCGTCTGTCTGTCCCAGATCGCCTCACCCAC gCACGAGGAGCCACTGTGCGTGAACAACATCAACATTCGACGAGGATCTCCGTGGTCACATGACTTTGTGCAGGTGTGCAGCCTCTTCTGA
- the pla1a gene encoding phospholipase A1 member A isoform X5, with amino-acid sequence MSLPDKSVLLLLFLVLVHTVQGPEARGDECADVTNTTWRQYRQERQQRAQPRVLYLLMTRERPGCAQAFHKAPGSAFNVTRPTKVIIHGYRALGSKPRWVLDLAEALLAVEDANVLMVDWVSCASFAYNLAVDNYKEVALYISVLINRLQKDGCKLELFHFIGISLGAHVAGFVGTLFEGKIGRITGLDPAGPMFKNADTFDRLDPSDAQFVDAIHTDSDYFGISIPVGHVDFFLNGGNDQTGCARSRFASVLGLFPVYGYVICDHMRALHVYMSALNSSCTLSGIPCDSYQNFLQGRCLHCDAFSGRCPTIGLSENCGITSTPLPKEQKLFLLTTSLPPFCAHHILLVLETSALTKIAEVEVTLTTGDLETRRRLWLQTETTVYRTVLAHPVVLCEIQSITLKNTGARFYRQNDIHLKSVCLSQIASPTHEEPLCVNNINIRRGSPWSHDFVQVCSLF; translated from the exons GTCCCGAGGCGAGGGGGGACGAGTGCGCCGATGTGACCAACACCACGTGGCGGCAGTACCGCCAGGAGAGGCAGCAGCGGGCGCAGCCGCGGGTTCTCTACCTGCTGATGACCCGAGAGCGCCCGGGCTGCGCGCAGGCCTTCCACAAGGCGCCGGGGAGCGCCTTCAATGTCACGCGGCCCACCAAGGTCATCATACACGGATACAG GGCCCTGGGCAGTAAGCCTCGGTGGGTTTTGGATCTGGCCGAGGCGCTGCTGGCGGTGGAGGACGCGAACGTGCTGATGGTGGACTGGGTCTCCTGCGCCTCGTTCGCGTACAATCTGGCGGTGGACAACTACAAGGAGGTGGCGCTGTACATCTCGGTCCTCATCAACCGGCTGCAG AAAGACGGGTGCAAGCTAGAGTTGTTCCACTTCATTGGCATCAGTTTGGGGGCACACGTGGCCGGATTTGTGGGAACGCTCTTTGAGGGAAAAATCGGAAGAATCACGG gTTTGGACCCGGCTGGTCCCATGTTTAAGAACGCAGACACCTTCGACCGTCTGGATCCATCTGACGCACAATTTGTGGACGCCATCCACACCGACTCCGACT ACTTCGGCATCTCCATCCCGGTCGGCCACGTGGACTTCTTCTTGAACGGTGGAAACGACCAGACGGGATGCGCACGATCCCGATTTGCTTCTG TTTTGGGCTTGTTTCCAGTGTACGGCTATGTGATTTGCGACCACATGAGGGCCCTGCACGTGTACATGAGCGCTCTGAACTCGTCGTGCACTCTGAGCGGCATCCCGTGTGACAGCTACCAAAACTTCCTGCAAGGACGATGCCTCCACTGCGACGCCTTCAGTGGAAGGTGTCCCACCATCG GTTTGTCAGAAAATTGCGGTATCACTTCAACTCCCCTCCCCAAGGAGCAAAAGTTGTTCCTCCTCACTACGTCTCTGCCACCTTTCTGTG ctCATCACATACTGCTTGTGTTGGAGACTTCTGCTCTCACTAAAATCGCTGAAGTGGAAGTGACACTGACCACCGGTGACCTGGAGACACGACGACGACTCTGGCT tcaaACAGAAACAACAGTGTACAGGACGGTGTTGGCTCACCCGGTGGTGCTATGTGAGATCCAATCCATCACCCTGAAAAACACGGGCGCCCGCTTCTACCGTCAAAACGACATCCATCTCAAGTCCGTCTGTCTGTCCCAGATCGCCTCACCCAC gCACGAGGAGCCACTGTGCGTGAACAACATCAACATTCGACGAGGATCTCCGTGGTCACATGACTTTGTGCAGGTGTGCAGCCTCTTCTGA
- the pla1a gene encoding phospholipase A1 member A isoform X1 — protein sequence MSLPDKSVLLLLFLVLVHTVQGPEARGDECADVTNTTWRQYRQERQQRAQPRVLYLLMTRERPGCAQAFHKAPGSAFNVTRPTKVIIHGYRALGSKPRWVLDLAEALLAVEDANVLMVDWVSCASFAYNLAVDNYKEVALYISVLINRLQKDGCKLELFHFIGISLGAHVAGFVGTLFEGKIGRITGLDPAGPMFKNADTFDRLDPSDAQFVDAIHTDSDYFGISIPVGHVDFFLNGGNDQTGCARSRFASVLGLFPVYGYVICDHMRALHVYMSALNSSCTLSGIPCDSYQNFLQGRCLHCDAFSGRCPTIGLSENCGITSTPLPKEQKLFLLTTSLPPFCGENTSTSCSQRTLQMFTRAHHILLVLETSALTKIAEVEVTLTTGDLETRRRLWLWVQPLFPTSFHWVMNVCVCVCVCVCVCVCFSQTETTVYRTVLAHPVVLCEIQSITLKNTGARFYRQNDIHLKSVCLSQIASPTHEEPLCVNNINIRRGSPWSHDFVQVCSLF from the exons GTCCCGAGGCGAGGGGGGACGAGTGCGCCGATGTGACCAACACCACGTGGCGGCAGTACCGCCAGGAGAGGCAGCAGCGGGCGCAGCCGCGGGTTCTCTACCTGCTGATGACCCGAGAGCGCCCGGGCTGCGCGCAGGCCTTCCACAAGGCGCCGGGGAGCGCCTTCAATGTCACGCGGCCCACCAAGGTCATCATACACGGATACAG GGCCCTGGGCAGTAAGCCTCGGTGGGTTTTGGATCTGGCCGAGGCGCTGCTGGCGGTGGAGGACGCGAACGTGCTGATGGTGGACTGGGTCTCCTGCGCCTCGTTCGCGTACAATCTGGCGGTGGACAACTACAAGGAGGTGGCGCTGTACATCTCGGTCCTCATCAACCGGCTGCAG AAAGACGGGTGCAAGCTAGAGTTGTTCCACTTCATTGGCATCAGTTTGGGGGCACACGTGGCCGGATTTGTGGGAACGCTCTTTGAGGGAAAAATCGGAAGAATCACGG gTTTGGACCCGGCTGGTCCCATGTTTAAGAACGCAGACACCTTCGACCGTCTGGATCCATCTGACGCACAATTTGTGGACGCCATCCACACCGACTCCGACT ACTTCGGCATCTCCATCCCGGTCGGCCACGTGGACTTCTTCTTGAACGGTGGAAACGACCAGACGGGATGCGCACGATCCCGATTTGCTTCTG TTTTGGGCTTGTTTCCAGTGTACGGCTATGTGATTTGCGACCACATGAGGGCCCTGCACGTGTACATGAGCGCTCTGAACTCGTCGTGCACTCTGAGCGGCATCCCGTGTGACAGCTACCAAAACTTCCTGCAAGGACGATGCCTCCACTGCGACGCCTTCAGTGGAAGGTGTCCCACCATCG GTTTGTCAGAAAATTGCGGTATCACTTCAACTCCCCTCCCCAAGGAGCAAAAGTTGTTCCTCCTCACTACGTCTCTGCCACCTTTCTGTGGTGAGAATACATCAACTTCATGCTCTCAACGTACACTGCAAATGTTCACTCGAG ctCATCACATACTGCTTGTGTTGGAGACTTCTGCTCTCACTAAAATCGCTGAAGTGGAAGTGACACTGACCACCGGTGACCTGGAGACACGACGACGACTCTGGCTGTGGGTACAACCACTTTTTCCGACATCCTTCCATTGGG ttatgaatgtgtgtgtgtgtgtgtgtgtgtgtgtgtgtgtgtgtgtgtgtttcagtcaaACAGAAACAACAGTGTACAGGACGGTGTTGGCTCACCCGGTGGTGCTATGTGAGATCCAATCCATCACCCTGAAAAACACGGGCGCCCGCTTCTACCGTCAAAACGACATCCATCTCAAGTCCGTCTGTCTGTCCCAGATCGCCTCACCCAC gCACGAGGAGCCACTGTGCGTGAACAACATCAACATTCGACGAGGATCTCCGTGGTCACATGACTTTGTGCAGGTGTGCAGCCTCTTCTGA
- the pla1a gene encoding phospholipase A1 member A isoform X6 — translation MSLPDKSVLLLLFLVLVHTVQGPEARGDECADVTNTTWRQYRQERQQRAQPRVLYLLMTRERPGCAQAFHKAPGSAFNVTRPTKVIIHGYRALGSKPRWVLDLAEALLAVEDANVLMVDWVSCASFAYNLAVDNYKEVALYISVLINRLQKDGCKLELFHFIGISLGAHVAGFVGTLFEGKIGRITGLDPAGPMFKNADTFDRLDPSDAQFVDAIHTDSDYFGISIPVGHVDFFLNGGNDQTGCARSRFASVYGYVICDHMRALHVYMSALNSSCTLSGIPCDSYQNFLQGRCLHCDAFSGRCPTIGLSENCGITSTPLPKEQKLFLLTTSLPPFCAHHILLVLETSALTKIAEVEVTLTTGDLETRRRLWLQTETTVYRTVLAHPVVLCEIQSITLKNTGARFYRQNDIHLKSVCLSQIASPTHEEPLCVNNINIRRGSPWSHDFVQVCSLF, via the exons GTCCCGAGGCGAGGGGGGACGAGTGCGCCGATGTGACCAACACCACGTGGCGGCAGTACCGCCAGGAGAGGCAGCAGCGGGCGCAGCCGCGGGTTCTCTACCTGCTGATGACCCGAGAGCGCCCGGGCTGCGCGCAGGCCTTCCACAAGGCGCCGGGGAGCGCCTTCAATGTCACGCGGCCCACCAAGGTCATCATACACGGATACAG GGCCCTGGGCAGTAAGCCTCGGTGGGTTTTGGATCTGGCCGAGGCGCTGCTGGCGGTGGAGGACGCGAACGTGCTGATGGTGGACTGGGTCTCCTGCGCCTCGTTCGCGTACAATCTGGCGGTGGACAACTACAAGGAGGTGGCGCTGTACATCTCGGTCCTCATCAACCGGCTGCAG AAAGACGGGTGCAAGCTAGAGTTGTTCCACTTCATTGGCATCAGTTTGGGGGCACACGTGGCCGGATTTGTGGGAACGCTCTTTGAGGGAAAAATCGGAAGAATCACGG gTTTGGACCCGGCTGGTCCCATGTTTAAGAACGCAGACACCTTCGACCGTCTGGATCCATCTGACGCACAATTTGTGGACGCCATCCACACCGACTCCGACT ACTTCGGCATCTCCATCCCGGTCGGCCACGTGGACTTCTTCTTGAACGGTGGAAACGACCAGACGGGATGCGCACGATCCCGATTTGCTTCTG TGTACGGCTATGTGATTTGCGACCACATGAGGGCCCTGCACGTGTACATGAGCGCTCTGAACTCGTCGTGCACTCTGAGCGGCATCCCGTGTGACAGCTACCAAAACTTCCTGCAAGGACGATGCCTCCACTGCGACGCCTTCAGTGGAAGGTGTCCCACCATCG GTTTGTCAGAAAATTGCGGTATCACTTCAACTCCCCTCCCCAAGGAGCAAAAGTTGTTCCTCCTCACTACGTCTCTGCCACCTTTCTGTG ctCATCACATACTGCTTGTGTTGGAGACTTCTGCTCTCACTAAAATCGCTGAAGTGGAAGTGACACTGACCACCGGTGACCTGGAGACACGACGACGACTCTGGCT tcaaACAGAAACAACAGTGTACAGGACGGTGTTGGCTCACCCGGTGGTGCTATGTGAGATCCAATCCATCACCCTGAAAAACACGGGCGCCCGCTTCTACCGTCAAAACGACATCCATCTCAAGTCCGTCTGTCTGTCCCAGATCGCCTCACCCAC gCACGAGGAGCCACTGTGCGTGAACAACATCAACATTCGACGAGGATCTCCGTGGTCACATGACTTTGTGCAGGTGTGCAGCCTCTTCTGA